Proteins encoded by one window of Coriobacteriia bacterium:
- the fabZ gene encoding 3-hydroxyacyl-ACP dehydratase FabZ: MLDRAAIEAIIPHRHPFLLVDRVLEHVPGVSAIGELDVTEDAFWVPGHFPEYAVMPGVLIVEALAQVGAVALLALPENQGKLAFFAGIDKVRFKRQVVPGDTLTLSCAITKTRGPIGFGEAKATVDGEVVCSGELMFAIK, from the coding sequence ATGCTCGACCGAGCCGCCATTGAGGCAATCATCCCGCACCGCCATCCATTCCTGCTCGTCGACCGCGTGCTCGAGCACGTGCCTGGTGTCAGCGCGATCGGCGAGCTCGATGTCACCGAGGACGCGTTCTGGGTGCCGGGTCACTTCCCGGAGTACGCCGTGATGCCCGGGGTGCTCATCGTCGAAGCACTCGCGCAGGTGGGTGCCGTCGCTTTGCTCGCGTTGCCCGAGAACCAGGGCAAGCTCGCGTTCTTCGCCGGCATCGACAAGGTGCGCTTCAAGCGCCAGGTCGTTCCCGGGGACACGCTTACGCTGTCGTGTGCGATCACCAAGACCCGTGGACCGATCGGTTTCGGTGAGGCGAAGGCGACGGTCGATGGGGAGGTCGTCTGCTCAGGCGAGCTCATGTTCGCGATAAAATAG
- a CDS encoding purine-nucleoside phosphorylase has translation MTDDFVVPVPAALAEIEPVDVAMILGSGLAGLADVVEDPHVVPYADIDGFPTPEHHVVGHAGQLVLGTLAGVRAAVFQGRVHRYQGFSARDVAYPVRLAHAIGAKTLIVTNAAGGISPSLRVGDVVLISDHINLTGDSPLVGWPGPQGGTPFVPMRDAYDPELREIALIAAAESGMPLVPQGRYAGLLGPAYETPAEVAYLRAIGADIVGMSTVPEVIAARALGMRVLGMSLVTNVAAGVGLDHQEVLEAGKAAALRMQSLALAILARLP, from the coding sequence ATGACTGACGATTTCGTCGTGCCCGTACCCGCGGCACTGGCCGAGATAGAGCCCGTCGACGTCGCAATGATCCTCGGCTCGGGTCTGGCGGGCCTGGCCGACGTCGTTGAGGATCCGCACGTCGTGCCGTACGCCGATATCGATGGGTTCCCCACGCCCGAGCATCACGTCGTGGGGCACGCCGGGCAGCTTGTGCTCGGCACATTGGCAGGGGTGCGCGCTGCGGTGTTCCAGGGGCGCGTACACCGCTATCAGGGCTTCTCGGCGCGCGATGTCGCCTACCCGGTCCGGCTTGCGCATGCCATCGGCGCGAAGACGCTCATCGTCACCAACGCCGCCGGCGGGATCTCGCCGTCACTTCGGGTGGGCGACGTGGTGCTCATCAGCGATCACATCAACCTCACCGGCGACAGCCCGCTAGTCGGCTGGCCCGGGCCGCAGGGCGGCACACCGTTCGTGCCGATGCGAGACGCATACGACCCCGAGCTGCGCGAGATCGCGCTCATCGCCGCAGCCGAGTCCGGCATGCCGCTCGTGCCTCAAGGCCGCTACGCCGGTCTGCTCGGCCCCGCGTACGAGACACCGGCGGAAGTAGCCTATCTGCGCGCGATCGGCGCCGACATCGTGGGTATGTCGACGGTGCCGGAGGTCATCGCGGCACGCGCCCTTGGGATGCGGGTTCTCGGCATGTCGCTGGTCACGAACGTGGCGGCCGGGGTGGGCCTCGATCACCAGGAGGTCCTCGAGGCCGGCAAGGCCGCCGCGCTTCGTATGCAGTCGCTTGCACTTGCTATACTTGCGCGGTTGCCGTAA
- the atpC gene encoding ATP synthase F1 subunit epsilon yields the protein MARTLLCEIVTPESILYTNEVQMVVASTPAGEVGILPLHTPIVTTLAPGEVRLRFGDSAADWEFFSISGGYLQVHEDKVIILADAAVSVSQIDSSRSKESKELIEARLAELPEDAADERAEMIRDLSWHEIQLKAVEKRGGKR from the coding sequence ATGGCACGCACGCTCCTTTGCGAGATAGTCACACCCGAGAGCATCCTCTACACCAACGAGGTGCAGATGGTGGTTGCCTCCACGCCCGCGGGCGAGGTCGGTATCCTGCCGCTGCACACCCCGATCGTGACCACGCTCGCCCCCGGCGAGGTGCGGCTGCGGTTCGGTGACAGCGCTGCTGACTGGGAGTTCTTCTCGATCTCCGGCGGCTACCTGCAGGTTCACGAGGACAAGGTCATCATCCTCGCGGACGCCGCAGTCTCCGTGTCGCAGATCGACTCCTCACGGTCCAAGGAGTCCAAGGAGCTCATCGAGGCACGCCTCGCCGAGCTGCCCGAGGACGCCGCGGACGAGCGCGCCGAGATGATCCGCGACCTGAGCTGGCATGAGATTCAGCTCAAGGCCGTCGAGAAGCGAGGCGGTAAGCGCTAG
- a CDS encoding nucleotide sugar dehydrogenase: MGLVERLGDGSAVFGVVGLGYVGLPLAVEMARSGHRVIGFEVSSEKSAEINSGRSYIPDVPAEDVTRLVGEHLLEATCDFSRAAECDAVVICVPTPLDDMKEPDTSHIEAASAAIAPYLREGMLVTLESTTYPGTTEEIVQPILETSGLKVGKGLSLAFSPERVDPGNPTYQTRNTPKIVGGVTPRCTEHAVAFYSRFIDTVVPVSSTRAAEMTKLLENIFRCVNIALMNELLQVSERMGINIWEVVDAAKTKPFGFMPFQPGPGLGGHCIPIDPFYLSWKAREFDMHTEFIELAGKTNEAMPYYVVQRLMNALNDHHKSLAGSRVLVLGVAYKANIDDMRESPAIKIASLLRARQANVVYHDPFVERFDVDGTSVPSVRLSAQEVAHADAVLIVTDHTGVDYDLVVEAAPLVLDTRNALKAFASDKVVRL; this comes from the coding sequence ATGGGACTCGTTGAACGTCTTGGAGACGGTAGCGCCGTGTTCGGTGTCGTCGGCCTTGGCTACGTCGGTCTACCCCTGGCCGTCGAGATGGCCCGGTCGGGCCACCGAGTCATCGGCTTTGAAGTCTCATCGGAGAAGTCCGCCGAGATCAACTCCGGTCGCAGCTACATCCCCGACGTCCCTGCCGAGGACGTGACACGGCTCGTCGGCGAGCACCTGCTGGAGGCGACGTGTGACTTCTCGCGTGCCGCCGAATGCGATGCCGTGGTCATCTGCGTCCCTACGCCGCTTGACGATATGAAGGAGCCGGACACCTCCCATATCGAGGCGGCCTCTGCCGCGATCGCGCCGTACCTGCGTGAGGGCATGCTGGTGACGCTTGAGTCCACGACCTACCCGGGCACGACAGAGGAGATCGTTCAGCCGATCCTCGAGACGAGTGGCCTGAAGGTCGGCAAGGGGCTGTCGCTCGCGTTCTCGCCGGAGCGCGTCGACCCCGGCAACCCCACGTATCAAACGCGCAACACGCCCAAGATTGTGGGAGGCGTGACGCCGCGCTGCACAGAGCACGCCGTGGCGTTCTACTCGCGCTTCATCGACACAGTGGTGCCGGTCTCCTCCACTCGCGCGGCCGAGATGACCAAGTTGCTGGAGAACATCTTCCGCTGCGTCAACATCGCGCTGATGAACGAGCTTCTCCAGGTCTCCGAGCGCATGGGGATCAACATCTGGGAGGTCGTCGATGCGGCAAAGACAAAGCCGTTCGGCTTCATGCCGTTCCAGCCAGGCCCCGGACTCGGCGGGCATTGCATCCCCATCGATCCGTTCTATCTCTCCTGGAAGGCCCGCGAGTTCGACATGCACACCGAGTTCATCGAGCTTGCGGGCAAGACCAACGAGGCGATGCCGTACTACGTGGTGCAGCGGCTCATGAACGCTCTCAACGATCATCACAAGTCGCTTGCCGGATCGCGAGTCCTCGTACTCGGAGTCGCGTACAAGGCAAACATCGACGACATGCGCGAGTCACCCGCGATCAAGATCGCATCCTTGCTCCGTGCGCGACAGGCCAACGTCGTCTACCACGATCCGTTCGTGGAGCGATTCGACGTCGACGGCACCTCGGTGCCGTCGGTCAGACTCTCCGCACAGGAAGTCGCTCACGCCGATGCGGTGCTCATCGTCACCGACCACACCGGAGTGGACTACGACCTCGTTGTAGAGGCCGCTCCGCTCGTTCTGGACACACGCAACGCCTTGAAGGCGTTTGCGAGCGACAAGGTGGTGCGTCTCTGA
- a CDS encoding L,D-transpeptidase family protein: MSRRDSRLVFLIVLGFALALSSAPAALGAWPGGVQQVAVPTERIVGADVFDSAVLVGARQYPGWAGVEHVVVASGEPAALADAAIAQSLCWAYDAPLLLVKSTSVPAATRVALQQIASVNPGLTVHVVGSSSTIRAASLAQVQSAASTATVEQPWKTVTRSSLAAAVAGRTREVAAATSRSIPAVALVANTGDNPELVWDAIVASAISRHTGIPLLVTGSRTVPLATSSALSAAGFPRVVVIGGTRSISSGAYGQLHASERWGGANLSSTAAIVGSKSTSLGYSSIATVGVAAVQGHAAVGAGLVGSQGGVMLFSGKARVARPTWSLLAANSGALSQAYVFGGGSIDEAQVRELRGDAARPWLASDAPGRYVAKRFRVTGWVGGNTTSISIKVDGKRVAGATLAPWQRFNFTAIPMSGSSARVEVVAENPDGRDTASGRTVKRLRYPAATCIVIDKSDFKLYWVKDNRLVKAYPIAIGRAGMETPAPATWKILAKYHTSPGSVYGPRKMRLFRQRGGHYSFTAYGIHGTNQEWVIGTKASHGCIRMYNRDVLKLFPQVPMGTLVFTRQ, encoded by the coding sequence GTGAGCCGGCGCGATTCTCGCCTCGTCTTCTTGATCGTGCTTGGTTTCGCGCTCGCGCTCTCATCGGCTCCCGCCGCGCTGGGCGCTTGGCCGGGCGGCGTGCAGCAGGTGGCAGTCCCAACCGAGCGAATCGTGGGTGCGGACGTGTTCGACTCGGCTGTGCTCGTCGGGGCGCGGCAGTATCCCGGTTGGGCCGGCGTCGAGCACGTCGTCGTCGCATCCGGCGAACCCGCCGCGCTCGCCGACGCTGCGATTGCGCAGAGCCTGTGTTGGGCCTACGACGCGCCGCTACTGCTCGTGAAGTCCACGAGTGTGCCGGCGGCCACGCGCGTGGCGCTGCAGCAGATCGCCTCGGTCAACCCCGGCCTCACCGTTCACGTCGTCGGTTCCTCCTCGACGATTCGCGCCGCCAGCCTCGCGCAGGTTCAGTCCGCGGCAAGCACGGCGACTGTCGAGCAGCCATGGAAGACAGTCACGAGATCCTCGCTCGCCGCGGCCGTAGCCGGTCGCACGCGCGAAGTGGCGGCTGCGACTTCTCGTAGCATCCCTGCGGTCGCGCTGGTCGCGAACACGGGGGACAATCCCGAGCTGGTGTGGGATGCGATAGTCGCCTCTGCGATCTCACGGCACACCGGCATACCGCTTCTCGTGACCGGTTCGCGCACAGTCCCGCTTGCGACCTCAAGCGCTCTCTCGGCCGCCGGCTTCCCGAGAGTGGTGGTCATCGGCGGGACCCGATCGATCAGCTCGGGGGCGTACGGCCAGCTTCACGCGAGCGAGCGATGGGGTGGGGCCAACCTGAGTTCGACGGCGGCCATCGTGGGCTCCAAGTCCACGTCCCTCGGTTACAGCAGCATCGCGACGGTCGGCGTGGCCGCGGTTCAGGGTCATGCGGCCGTGGGGGCCGGACTCGTCGGTTCGCAGGGTGGCGTGATGCTGTTCAGTGGTAAGGCGCGTGTCGCGCGGCCAACGTGGTCGCTGCTTGCTGCGAACTCGGGGGCGCTTTCGCAGGCTTACGTATTCGGTGGTGGTTCGATCGACGAAGCCCAGGTCCGTGAGCTGCGGGGAGACGCCGCGCGCCCGTGGCTTGCGAGCGATGCGCCGGGCCGCTACGTCGCCAAGCGCTTCAGGGTCACCGGCTGGGTGGGCGGAAATACCACGAGCATCTCGATCAAGGTCGACGGCAAGCGGGTCGCGGGCGCGACACTCGCACCGTGGCAGCGGTTCAACTTCACTGCGATCCCGATGTCGGGTTCATCGGCCAGAGTCGAGGTCGTCGCCGAGAATCCCGACGGGCGAGACACGGCATCGGGACGCACGGTCAAGCGTCTCCGATACCCAGCGGCTACGTGCATCGTGATCGATAAGTCGGACTTCAAGTTGTACTGGGTCAAGGACAACCGGCTCGTGAAGGCGTATCCGATCGCCATCGGGCGGGCTGGCATGGAGACCCCTGCCCCGGCCACCTGGAAGATCCTCGCGAAGTACCACACGAGCCCGGGAAGCGTGTACGGGCCGCGCAAGATGCGGCTGTTTCGTCAGCGCGGCGGGCACTACTCGTTCACCGCTTACGGAATCCACGGAACGAACCAAGAGTGGGTGATCGGAACCAAGGCGAGCCACGGCTGCATTCGCATGTACAACCGCGACGTGCTCAAGCTGTTCCCGCAGGTGCCGATGGGCACGCTCGTCTTCACGAGGCAGTAG
- the atpG gene encoding ATP synthase F1 subunit gamma, translating to MATLRDIKNRIGSVQSTRQITRTMEMVATAKLKKAQNRIENARPYALAMAEVLGNVVRYVGDIKHPLLEVRDERRRVCIISIVSDRGFAGAFNSNIIRMTETTLADFAEQGIEVEFITAGKKLLSYFRYRGVEPAVSLVGSSDKPTYADARSVAAHVMREYEAGAIDAVYVLFNRFKNVADQVPETHQLLPIERTMLEQAEADVEASGRNLEYLFEPSSSEVLSNLLPTYVEALIYRSMLESAAAEQGARRTAMKSATDNASDMITTLTRSYNRARQDAISTEIAEIVGGAAAQEDQG from the coding sequence ATGGCGACTCTGCGCGACATCAAGAACCGCATCGGCAGCGTCCAATCGACGCGGCAGATCACGCGCACCATGGAAATGGTCGCTACTGCCAAGCTGAAGAAGGCGCAGAACCGCATCGAGAACGCGCGGCCGTACGCTCTGGCGATGGCCGAGGTGCTCGGCAACGTCGTCCGCTACGTCGGCGACATCAAGCACCCGCTGCTCGAGGTCCGCGATGAGCGTCGCCGCGTCTGCATCATCTCGATCGTCTCCGACAGGGGTTTCGCCGGAGCGTTCAACAGCAACATCATCCGCATGACCGAGACTACGCTGGCCGACTTTGCCGAGCAGGGCATCGAGGTCGAGTTCATCACCGCAGGCAAGAAGCTCCTGAGCTACTTCCGCTATCGCGGTGTCGAGCCCGCCGTTTCGCTGGTTGGCAGTTCCGACAAGCCCACCTATGCGGACGCGCGCTCGGTCGCGGCGCACGTCATGCGCGAGTACGAAGCCGGCGCCATCGATGCCGTCTACGTGCTCTTCAACCGCTTCAAGAACGTCGCCGACCAGGTTCCCGAGACGCACCAGCTTCTCCCCATCGAGCGCACGATGCTCGAGCAGGCCGAGGCCGATGTCGAGGCGAGTGGTCGCAACCTCGAGTACCTCTTCGAGCCTTCGAGCTCCGAGGTGCTCTCCAACCTGCTTCCGACCTACGTCGAGGCGCTGATCTACCGCTCCATGCTCGAGTCGGCCGCGGCCGAGCAGGGTGCGCGCCGTACGGCAATGAAGTCCGCGACTGACAACGCCTCCGACATGATCACGACCCTGACCCGCAGCTACAACCGTGCGCGTCAGGACGCGATTTCCACCGAGATCGCTGAGATCGTCGGTGGCGCAGCAGCGCAGGAGGACCAGGGTTAG
- a CDS encoding LCP family protein, translating to MGKHSQRRTLGSGGERPRRERPDARRVPAERRRTPGESSTADGMHADAETYRLSDPKSRRRGSLESAPARLRVERDRRRSRAKKIAVGVFAGALVLLLLGAVGVFAYAKHLERTMQTTVVNKQQLDTVLTEAKPMEPFNLLILGADYRKGDTAYRTDSMIVAHVDPKEQKVWLLSIPRDTRVEIPGYGGQKINAAHAYGGPEGAIKATERLTGLKINHYLEANFQGFTKAVDALGGVWVNVPVAINDTEADATKGDKASHIDKGYQLLDGPHALTFVRARHQFADQDFARMRNQQLFFKALADQVAKIDNIAKLPSVVSAVAPYISTDMTLVDMIRLAQALKGAGSKNLYATTVKGTWRSPFVWTDEAYLKKAITAIKNGEPFVKPKVKKAATVAKKPADVTVTVRNGSGISGVANQAASILKAKDFKIKDVGNAGQNVYKKTLIIYKTDKAAATLVSQYLPPGTTIVQSRGMYSYTGQILVVVGKDWDVSKVPAATVITQ from the coding sequence ATGGGCAAGCACTCTCAGAGAAGGACTCTTGGCAGCGGCGGGGAGCGTCCCCGGCGCGAGCGTCCCGACGCGCGGCGCGTTCCTGCCGAGCGCAGGCGCACGCCGGGCGAGTCGTCGACCGCCGACGGAATGCACGCTGACGCCGAGACATACCGCCTGTCGGACCCGAAGTCGCGTCGTCGCGGGTCGCTCGAGTCTGCACCGGCCCGTCTGCGCGTTGAGCGTGACAGGCGCCGTTCAAGAGCGAAGAAGATTGCGGTCGGCGTGTTCGCCGGCGCACTGGTGTTGCTCCTACTCGGCGCGGTCGGCGTGTTCGCCTATGCGAAGCACCTCGAACGCACGATGCAGACGACCGTCGTCAACAAGCAGCAGCTCGACACGGTACTCACCGAGGCTAAGCCCATGGAGCCGTTCAACCTGCTGATCCTGGGTGCCGACTACCGCAAGGGCGACACGGCCTATCGCACCGACTCCATGATCGTCGCGCACGTCGATCCCAAGGAGCAGAAGGTCTGGCTGCTCTCGATTCCGCGTGACACACGCGTCGAGATCCCCGGTTACGGTGGTCAGAAGATCAATGCCGCGCACGCTTACGGCGGACCCGAGGGCGCCATCAAGGCGACTGAGCGGCTCACCGGACTCAAGATCAATCACTACCTTGAGGCCAACTTCCAGGGCTTCACCAAGGCGGTCGATGCGCTTGGCGGCGTGTGGGTCAACGTCCCGGTCGCCATCAACGACACCGAAGCCGACGCCACGAAGGGCGACAAGGCATCTCATATCGACAAGGGCTACCAGCTGCTCGACGGTCCCCACGCGCTGACGTTCGTGCGTGCGCGGCACCAGTTCGCCGATCAGGACTTCGCCCGCATGCGCAACCAGCAGTTGTTCTTCAAGGCCCTCGCCGATCAGGTCGCCAAGATCGACAACATCGCCAAGCTGCCGAGCGTCGTGTCCGCCGTGGCGCCGTACATCTCCACCGACATGACGCTCGTCGACATGATCCGGCTTGCGCAGGCGCTCAAGGGCGCCGGCAGCAAGAATCTGTACGCCACTACGGTGAAGGGCACGTGGCGTTCGCCGTTCGTGTGGACCGATGAGGCGTATCTGAAGAAGGCCATCACCGCCATCAAGAATGGTGAGCCGTTCGTCAAGCCGAAGGTCAAGAAGGCCGCGACTGTCGCCAAGAAACCAGCCGACGTGACCGTGACCGTTCGCAACGGATCGGGCATCTCAGGGGTCGCGAATCAGGCGGCGAGCATCCTGAAGGCCAAGGACTTCAAGATCAAGGACGTGGGCAACGCCGGTCAGAACGTCTACAAGAAGACGCTCATCATCTACAAGACCGACAAGGCCGCCGCGACGCTCGTCTCGCAGTATCTGCCACCCGGCACGACAATCGTGCAGAGCCGAGGCATGTACTCCTACACGGGGCAGATACTCGTCGTCGTTGGCAAGGACTGGGACGTCAGCAAAGTACCTGCTGCGACAGTGATCACTCAGTAG
- the atpD gene encoding F0F1 ATP synthase subunit beta, whose product MAATEKDSAMNVGRIIRVVGPVIDVEFPADSMPAIYNALTIDGTTEMGEIHLLLEAEQHLEGGVVRAVAMDSTDGVTRGMEVVDTGAPMQMPVGPETLGHIWSVTGKCIDGETVEVKQTYPIHRKAPAYEELESKTEIFETGIKVVDLLEPYIKGGKTGLFGGAGVGKTVIIMELINNLAMAHGGTSVFTGVGERTREGTDLWNEMKESGVIEKTVLVYGQMNEPPGARLRVGLAGLTACEYFRDQGQDVLLFVDNIFRFTQAGSEVSALLGRMPSAAGYQPTLATEMGDLQERITSTKTGSITSVQAIYVPADDITDPAPATAFTHLDATTVLSRGISEMGIYPAVDPLESTSRALDPAVVGEEHYRVAREVQRVLQRNKDLQDIIAILGMDELSEEDKLTVSRARKMQQFLSQPFFVAEQFTGMAGKYVKLEDTIRGFDMIASGELDHLPEQAFRYVGGIEEALEKATALAEA is encoded by the coding sequence ATGGCAGCTACAGAGAAGGATTCCGCTATGAACGTTGGACGCATCATCCGCGTCGTGGGCCCGGTCATCGACGTCGAGTTTCCGGCGGACAGCATGCCCGCGATCTACAACGCGCTGACGATCGACGGCACGACGGAGATGGGCGAGATCCATCTCCTGCTCGAGGCCGAGCAGCACCTCGAAGGCGGCGTGGTCCGCGCGGTCGCCATGGACTCCACCGACGGCGTCACGCGTGGCATGGAGGTCGTCGACACCGGCGCTCCCATGCAGATGCCCGTCGGCCCTGAGACCCTGGGCCACATCTGGTCGGTGACCGGCAAGTGCATCGACGGCGAGACTGTCGAGGTCAAGCAGACCTATCCGATCCACCGCAAGGCGCCGGCCTACGAGGAGCTCGAGTCCAAGACCGAGATCTTCGAGACCGGCATCAAGGTCGTCGACCTGCTCGAGCCCTACATCAAGGGTGGTAAGACCGGCCTCTTCGGCGGCGCAGGCGTCGGCAAGACCGTCATCATCATGGAGCTCATCAACAACCTCGCTATGGCGCACGGTGGTACCTCCGTGTTCACCGGCGTGGGGGAGCGCACCCGTGAGGGCACCGACCTCTGGAACGAGATGAAGGAGTCGGGCGTCATCGAGAAGACCGTTCTCGTCTACGGTCAGATGAACGAGCCTCCCGGAGCGCGTCTGCGCGTCGGTCTCGCCGGCCTGACCGCCTGCGAGTACTTCCGCGACCAGGGTCAGGACGTTCTGCTCTTCGTCGACAACATCTTCCGCTTCACCCAGGCGGGCTCTGAGGTCTCCGCACTTCTCGGCCGTATGCCGTCGGCGGCGGGCTACCAGCCCACGCTGGCCACCGAGATGGGCGACCTGCAGGAGCGCATCACGTCGACCAAGACCGGTTCGATCACGTCGGTCCAGGCCATCTACGTCCCGGCCGACGACATCACCGACCCGGCGCCTGCAACGGCGTTCACCCACCTCGACGCCACCACGGTTCTCTCGCGTGGCATCTCCGAGATGGGTATCTACCCCGCTGTCGACCCGCTCGAGTCCACCTCCCGCGCACTCGACCCGGCCGTCGTCGGTGAGGAGCACTACCGTGTGGCCCGTGAAGTCCAGCGCGTTCTACAGCGCAACAAGGACCTCCAGGACATCATCGCCATCCTCGGCATGGACGAGCTCTCCGAGGAGGACAAGCTGACCGTCTCGCGTGCCCGCAAGATGCAGCAGTTCCTCTCGCAGCCGTTCTTCGTCGCCGAGCAGTTCACCGGCATGGCCGGCAAGTACGTGAAGCTCGAGGACACCATCCGCGGCTTCGACATGATCGCTTCGGGCGAGCTCGACCACCTGCCCGAGCAGGCGTTCCGATATGTCGGCGGTATCGAGGAAGCGCTCGAGAAGGCCACCGCCCTGGCGGAGGCGTAA
- the murA gene encoding UDP-N-acetylglucosamine 1-carboxyvinyltransferase — protein sequence MESIIVRGGRPLSGEVRVEGAKNSALKLMAASLLAPGVSRITNVPDIADVEVMSQVLAGLGAVVERSDHSLTVDATELTSFEAPYEMVARMRASIAVLGPLVARHGAARVAMPGGCNIGSRKIDMHISGLAELGVEIRMGHGYIDAIAPDDGLHAANVTLDFPSVGATENLLMAAVVASGTTTIENAAREPEIVDLVNFLNGMGARISGGGSSSLSVEGVASLHPVEHRVVGDRIEAGTFVVAGALVGGPITVRGFDPAHLDLVLVKLQAAGCVVHLHSDGVTIERHQPARAIDIQTLPYPGFPTDMQAQFMALMAIADGNSIITENVFENRFMFADEIGRMGADIRIESHHALVRGIPQLSGAPVRCTDLRGGAALAIAALVADGETRIDDVYHIERGYERFVEKLAALGADIERVPSEAACS from the coding sequence ATGGAATCCATCATCGTCCGTGGCGGACGGCCCCTTTCCGGTGAAGTCCGGGTCGAAGGCGCTAAGAACTCCGCCCTCAAACTCATGGCCGCGTCGCTACTTGCCCCAGGCGTGTCGCGTATCACCAACGTGCCCGATATCGCAGACGTCGAGGTGATGTCGCAGGTGCTCGCCGGGTTGGGGGCGGTGGTCGAGCGCTCGGACCACTCGCTGACCGTGGACGCCACCGAGCTGACCAGCTTCGAGGCGCCGTACGAGATGGTCGCCCGCATGAGGGCATCCATCGCGGTTCTCGGCCCGCTTGTCGCGCGGCATGGTGCAGCGCGCGTCGCGATGCCCGGCGGCTGCAACATCGGCTCCCGCAAGATCGACATGCACATCAGCGGCCTTGCCGAGCTCGGCGTCGAGATCCGTATGGGACACGGCTACATCGACGCGATCGCCCCGGATGATGGCCTGCACGCGGCCAACGTCACGCTCGACTTCCCGAGTGTGGGCGCGACCGAGAATCTGCTCATGGCGGCGGTCGTCGCCAGCGGTACGACAACGATCGAGAACGCGGCCCGAGAACCCGAGATCGTCGACCTTGTGAACTTCCTCAATGGGATGGGCGCGCGCATCTCGGGCGGTGGGTCGTCCTCGCTGTCGGTCGAGGGTGTCGCGTCGCTGCACCCCGTCGAGCATCGAGTCGTGGGCGATCGCATCGAGGCCGGCACCTTCGTCGTCGCCGGGGCGCTGGTCGGCGGACCCATCACCGTGCGCGGATTCGATCCCGCGCATCTCGACCTGGTGCTCGTCAAGCTACAGGCGGCGGGGTGCGTCGTGCATCTCCACTCCGACGGCGTCACGATCGAGCGGCACCAGCCGGCCCGGGCCATCGACATCCAGACGCTGCCGTATCCGGGCTTCCCGACCGACATGCAGGCACAGTTCATGGCGCTCATGGCAATCGCCGACGGCAATAGCATCATCACCGAGAACGTCTTCGAGAACCGCTTCATGTTCGCCGATGAGATAGGCCGGATGGGTGCGGACATCCGCATCGAGAGCCATCACGCACTCGTGCGCGGCATACCGCAGCTCTCAGGCGCCCCCGTGCGCTGTACCGACCTGCGTGGAGGTGCCGCGCTCGCGATAGCGGCGCTCGTTGCGGATGGCGAGACCCGAATCGACGACGTCTACCACATCGAGCGTGGCTACGAGCGCTTCGTAGAGAAGCTTGCTGCGCTCGGCGCCGACATAGAGCGGGTGCCGTCGGAAGCCGCATGCAGCTGA